In Fundulus heteroclitus isolate FHET01 chromosome 8, MU-UCD_Fhet_4.1, whole genome shotgun sequence, a genomic segment contains:
- the slc31a1 gene encoding high affinity copper uptake protein 1 isoform X4: MDHSAMDHSQHATTPGHDHGGGDGGGHEGHGGMVMTFYFGYNNVELLFTGLVINSPGEMVGACIGVFLLAVLYEGLKIGREVLLRRSQVNVRYNSMPLPGADGTMLMETHKTVGQRMLSPAHFLQTFLHIIQVVVSYVLMLVFMTYNAYLCIAVAAGAGMGYFLFSWQKAVVVDITEHCH, translated from the exons ATGGACCACAGCGCCATGGACCACAGTCAGCACGCCACCACGCCCGGACACGACCACGGGGGAGGAGACGGCGGCGGACATGAAGGCCACGGCGGCATG GTGATGACCTTCTACTTTGGCTACAACAACGTGGAGCTGCTGTTCACCGGGCTCGTCATCAACTCACCTGGAG AGATGGTGGGTGCCTGTATAGGTGTGTTCCTATTGGCCGTTCTCTACGAGGGCTTGAAGATCGGTCGGGAGGTGCTGCTGCGTCGCAGTCAGGTTAACGTGCGCTACAACTCCATGCCGCTACCTGGAGCCGACGGCACCATGCTGATGGAGACGCACAAGACGGTCGG GCAGAGGATGCTAAGCCCCGCCCACTTCCTGCAGACTTTCCTCCACATCATCCAGGTGGTGGTCAGCTATGTCCTGATGCTCGTCTTCATGACCTACAACGCCTACCTGTGCATCGCCGTGGCCGCTGGAGCCGGCATGGGCTACTTCCTGTTCAGCTGGCAGAAGGCGGTGGTGGTGGACATTACCGAGCACTGCCACTAG
- the atp6v1g1 gene encoding V-type proton ATPase subunit G 1: MASQSQGIQQLLQAEKRAAEKVTEARKRKNRRLKQAKEEAQAEIEQYRLQREKEFKTKEAAALGSHGNSAVEVDRDTVERMARIQDSYRGNRETVLNELLRRICDIQPEFHANYRVAG; the protein is encoded by the exons ATGGCGAGCCAGTCTCAGGGgatccagcagctgctgcaggccGAGAAGAGAGCCGCGGAGAAAGTCACCGAGGCCCGCAAGC GTAAGAACCGGCGCCTGAAGCAGGCCAAGGAGGAGGCGCAGGCTGAGATAGAGCAGTACCGCCTGCAGAGGGAGAAGGAGTTCAAGACCAAGGAGGCAGCC GCTCTGGGTTCCCATGGGAACAGCGCGGTGGAGGTGGACCGGGACACGGTGGAGCGCATGGCTCGCATCCAGGACAGTTACCGGGGGAACCGGGAGACGGTGCTGAACGAGCTGCTGCGCCGCATCTGCGACATCCAGCCGGAGTTCCACGCCAACTACCGCGTGGCGGGCTGA
- the slc25a46 gene encoding solute carrier family 25 member 46: MASRRPDSFDGFGFRGRDDLYGAGYPARSSGAAGDLHLHQWVTTPPDIPGSRNLHPGERTPVCEESEQREPGARWEAPPAAGVPPEQLNRFAGFGIGLVSLFTENVLAHPCIVFRRQCQVDYHARCYHLTPFSAVSVMYAITKAQGVKALWKGMGSTFIVHGIALGAEGIISEFTPLPRELPHSWSWKQLAGHLLLKGLTAVVALPFYCASLIETVQSEIVRDESSSGLLDCIREGLTRLLGVGAPHSRRLLPLGCLLLPVALHAVLRYAIAASTQRAAMWLHQRSRKNRLESSNPLDAYFPELAAAWAGSLVADVVLFPLETALHRLSLQGTRTIIDATDGVLAAGGGGSPLVLPVNTQYDGFSDCLHSIRRKEGVAGFYRGFGALVTQYSLHGALLAAARTLLRVMLLDAKV; encoded by the exons atggCCTCCAGAAGGCCCGACAGCTTCGACGGGTTCGGGTTCCGGGGCCGCGACGACTTGTACGGAGCCGGATACCCGGCTCGGAGCTCCGGGGCGGCGGGGGACCTGCACCTCCACCAGTGGGTCACCACCCCGCCGGACATCCCGGGCAGCCGGAACCTGCACCCCGGGGAGCGGACGCCTGTGTGCGAGGAGTCCGAGCAGCGGGAGCCCGGAGCCCGCTGGGAGGCTCCGCCGGCCGCGGGGGTTCCTCCAG AGCAGCTGAACCGCTTCGCGGGCTTCGGGATCGGGCTGGTCAG TCTCTTCACAGAGAACGTCCTCGCTCACCCCTGCATCGTCTTCCGGCGACAGTGTCAG GTGGACTACCACGCCCGCTGCTACCACCTGACTCCGTTCAGCGCCGTCAGCGTCATGTACGCCATCACCAAGGCCCAG GGGGTGAAGGCGCTGTGGAAGGGGATGGGCAGCACCTTCATCGTTCACGGCATCGCTCTGGGCGCCGAGGGCATCATCAGCGAGTTCACGCCGTTACCCAG GGAGCTTCCTCACAGCTGGAGCTGGAAACAGCTGGCGGGACATCTGCTGCTCAAAGG GTTAACTGCTGTAGTGGCTCTCCCTTTTTACTGCGCCAGCCTCATCGAGACTGTCCAG AGCGAGATTGTTCGGGATGAGTCCTCTTCCGGGCTGCTGGACTGCATTCGTGAAGGTCTGACCCGGCTGCTCGGCGTGGGTGCTCCTCACAGCCGCCGTCTGCTTCCTCTGGGCTGCCTGCTCCTTCCCGTGGCTCTGCATGCCGTCCTTCGGTACGCCATCGCGGCCTCCACCCAGCGGGCGGCCATGTGGCTGCACCAGCGCAGCAGGAAGAATCGGCTGGAATCCTCCAACCCCCTCGACGCCTACTTCCCTGAGCTGGCGGCAGCGTGGGCGGGGTCTCTGGTGGCGGACGTGGTTCTGTTCCCTCTGGAGACGGCGCTGCACCGCCTCAGCCTGCAAGGGACGCGCACCATCATCGACGCCACCGATGGGGTGCTGGCAGCAGGCGGCGGCGGCAGCCCGCTGGTCCTCCCCGTCAACACGCAGTACGACGGTTTCTCCGACTGCCTGCACTCCATCCGCCGCAAAGAGGGCGTGGCCGGCTTCTACCGTGGCTTCGGGGCTCTGGTGACCCAGTACTCGCTGCACGGGGCGCTGCTCGCCGCCGCCAGGACTCTGCTCAGGGTGATGCTGCTGGACGCAAAGGTCTGA
- the slc31a1 gene encoding high affinity copper uptake protein 1 isoform X2, with translation MNHMNHMNHSAMDHSAMDHSQHATTPGHDHGGGDGGGHEGHGGMVMTFYFGYNNVELLFTGLVINSPGEMVGACIGVFLLAVLYEGLKIGREVLLRRSQVNVRYNSMPLPGADGTMLMETHKTVGQRMLSPAHFLQTFLHIIQVVVSYVLMLVFMTYNAYLCIAVAAGAGMGYFLFSWQKAVVVDITEHCH, from the exons ATGAACCACATGAACCACATGAACCACAGCGCCATGGACCACAGCGCCATGGACCACAGTCAGCACGCCACCACGCCCGGACACGACCACGGGGGAGGAGACGGCGGCGGACATGAAGGCCACGGCGGCATG GTGATGACCTTCTACTTTGGCTACAACAACGTGGAGCTGCTGTTCACCGGGCTCGTCATCAACTCACCTGGAG AGATGGTGGGTGCCTGTATAGGTGTGTTCCTATTGGCCGTTCTCTACGAGGGCTTGAAGATCGGTCGGGAGGTGCTGCTGCGTCGCAGTCAGGTTAACGTGCGCTACAACTCCATGCCGCTACCTGGAGCCGACGGCACCATGCTGATGGAGACGCACAAGACGGTCGG GCAGAGGATGCTAAGCCCCGCCCACTTCCTGCAGACTTTCCTCCACATCATCCAGGTGGTGGTCAGCTATGTCCTGATGCTCGTCTTCATGACCTACAACGCCTACCTGTGCATCGCCGTGGCCGCTGGAGCCGGCATGGGCTACTTCCTGTTCAGCTGGCAGAAGGCGGTGGTGGTGGACATTACCGAGCACTGCCACTAG
- the wdr36 gene encoding WD repeat-containing protein 36, with product MPRSGSSLFSGFRVLGLYSNHVPHALRYHLKHREFYVVTSVGRSFHTFNVSRLGIVSVSNTLEDDITSLAADRMLVFAASGKLICAFARNKEVVMRYHGHKQEVRLLLPLGDQLVSADSGGDVIVWDVKEGDIYLRLNFDPGTFDVSAMMHPSTYLNKVLLGSSQGALQLWNIKTSKLLFTFPGWSAAVTVLQQSPAVDVVGVGTATGRIVIHNIRLDETLMSFTQDWGPISTLAFRTDGPPILASGSPQGHIAFWDLERRQLVAQQRHAHTTAVAAATFLHGEPLLVTNGADNAIKVWIFDQEGGGARLLRCRRGHSAPPSTIQHHGNDGKNILSAGQDGTLQSFSTVHERFNKNLGHGSVNKKKEKKKKKGLSYEELRLPAITALASGVTRQSDWDGIVACHRGRLTATTWNYQRCTMGAHHLKPPAVRKDAVATAVEITSCGNFAVIGSSCGRVDVYNLQSGLHRGCYGDDEKAHSGVVRGVATDTLNQLTLTCGSDWLLKFWRFKTRKQEEVLKLSAAPADMKLHRDSGMLATALDDFTLAVVDIETRRVVRKFAGHHGNITGMTFSPDGRWLITTGMDCTVRTWDLPSGSLVDCFLVAMAPVGVSMSPTGDFLATAHVDSLGVYLWSNRSLCGPVGLRPLPADYQPVEETLPGVTAEEATQEVTSEEADDAYQSAEQLGAELVTLSLMPESRWKSLLHLDTIKKRNKPIAPPAAPPTAPFFLPTVPGLTPQFALPPATKEDTQSKVLPWGSLTQRSEFGSALESALESGSYDRPLRLLKDCGPSGVSVELTCLTSEGGGANNLLLAFIHMIDRMLASGRDFDLAHAYLALFLKLHLRALSKDSVAMEALLRLSSRLESGWAELQASFNQSLCLLSYTKSALL from the exons ATGCCGCGATCCGGAAGCTCCCTGTTCTCCGGGTTCCGCGTGCTGGGACTCTACTCCAACCACGTGCCGCACGCGCTGCGGTACCATCTGAAGCACCGGGAGTTCTACGTGGTGACGTCAGTGGGCCGAAGTTTCCACACATTCAAC GTGAGCCGCCTGGGGATCGTCTCTGTCA GCAACACTCTGGAAGATGACATCACGAGTTTGGCGGCTGACCGGATGTTGGTGTTCGCCGCCAGCGGGAAGCTGATCTGCGCCTTCGCCCGGAACAAAGAG GTGGTGATGCGTTACCACGGCCACAAACAGGAAGTGCgcctgctgctgccgctgggGGATCAGCTGGTTTCTGCAGACAGCGGCGGTGATGTCATCGTGTGGGACGTTAAGGAGGGAG ACATCTACCTGCGGCTGAACTTTGACCCTGGCACCTTTGACGTGTCGGCCATGATGCACCCGAGCACATACCTGAACAAGGTGCTGCTGGGCAGCTCCCAGGGTGCACTGCAGCTGTGGAACATCAAGACCAG TAAGCTGCTGTTCACCTTTCCTGGCTGGTCGGCCGCCGTCACCGTGCTGCAGCAG AGTCCAGCGGTAGACGTGGTCGGCGTTGGCACGGCGACGGGGCGGATCGTCATCCACAACATCCGACTCGACGAGACGCTGATGAGCTTCACGCAGGACTGGGGACCAATCAGCACCCTGGCTTTCAGGACAG ACGGCCCTCCCATCCTGGCCTCCGGGAGTCCTCAGGGACACATTGCCTTCTGGGACTTGGAGCGCCGGCAGCTGGTAGCCCAGCAGAGACACGCCCACACAACGGCGGTCGCCGCGGCGACGTTCCTGCATGGAGAGCCGCTCCTGGTCACCAACGGCGCCGACAACGCCATCAAG GTTTGGATATTTGACCAGGAGGGGGGCGGGGCCAGGCTGCTCAGGTGTCGCCGGGGCCACAGTGCCCCGCCGTCCACCATCCAGCACCATGGCAACGATGGGAAGAACATCCTCAGCGCAG GTCAGGACGGGACACTGCAGTCTTTCTCCACCGTACACGAGCGCTTCAACAAGAACCTGGGCCATG GATCTGTCAacaagaagaaggagaagaagaagaagaagggccTGTCGTACGAGGAGCTGCGACTTCCTGCAATCACAGCGCTGGCCTCAG GCGTCACCCGTCAGTCAGACTGGGACGGGATCGTGGCCTGCCACCGCGGCCGCCTGACCGCCACCACCTGGAACTACCAGCGGTGCACCATGGGAGCTCACCACCTAAAACCGCCGGCCGTCAGAAAGGATGCTGTTGCCACG GCTGTTGAAATCACTTCCTGTGGTAACTTTGCTGTGATTGGCTCGTCCTGTGGTCGTGTGGACGTCTACAACCTGCAGTCTGGTCTGCACCGTGGTTGCTACGGTGATGATGAGAAAG CTCACAGCGGTGTGGTGCGAGGTGTTGCCACGGATACACTGAACCAGCTGACCCTCACCTGCGGCTCTGATTGGCTACTGAAGTTCTGGCGTTTTAAGACAAGGAAACAGGAAGAAGTGCTGAAACTTAGCGCTGCACCGGCGGACATGAAACTTCACAGGGACAG CGGGATGCTCGCCACGGCGCTGGATGACTTCACGCTAGCTGTCGTTGACATCGAAACCAGACGGGTCGTCAGGAAGTTCGCAGGCCATCATGGCAACATCACCGGCATG ACCTTCAGCCCTGACGGCCGGTGGCTCATTACCACGGGGATGGACTGCACCGTCAGAACCTGGGACCTCCCCTCTGGCAG TCTGGTCGACTGCTTCCTGGTTGCCATGGCTCCGGTGGGAGTCTCCATGTCGCCGACCGGAGACTTTCTGGCCACCGCTCACGTTGACAGCCTGGGCGTTTACCTCTG GAGCAACAGAAGCCTGTGCGGGCCTGTGGGGCTCCGCCCCCTCCCAGCGGACTACCAACCAGTCGAGGAGACGCTGCCCGGCGTCACGGCGGAGGAAGCTACACAGGAAGTGACATCAGAAGAGGCGGATGACGCCTACCAGTCAGCGGAGCAACTCGGGGCGGAGCTTGTGACGCTGTCGCTGATGCCGGAGTCTCGATGGAAAAGTCTGCTGCACCTGGACACCATCAAG AAGAGGAACAAGCCTATTGCGCCCCCCGCTGCCCCGCCCACTGCCCCCTTCTTCCTGCCAACGGTTCCTGGTCTGACGCCTCAGTTCGCCTTGCCCCCGGCAACCAAGGAGGACACACAG TCCAAGGTGCTGCCATGGGGTTCGCTGACTCAGAGGTCCGAGTTCGGTTCTGCTCTGGAGTCTGCTCTGGAGTCCGGATCAT ATGACCGGCCGCTGCGACTTCTGAAGGATTGTGGGCCGTCGGGAGTTTCTGTGGAGCTCACCTGCCTCACGTCAGAAGGGGGCGGAGCCAACAACCTCCTGCTCGCCTTCATTCACATGATTGATAGGATGCTGGCCAGCGGGCGGGACTTTGACCTGGCACATGCTTACCTGGCTCTTTTCCTGAAG CTTCACCTGCGCGCGTTGTCGAAGGACTCTGTTGCTATGGAGGCGTTGCTCCGCCTCTCCTCCAGACTGGAGTCTGGGTGGGCGGAGCTTCAAGCATCGTTCAACCAATCATTGTGTCTGCTGTCGTACAC
- the slc31a1 gene encoding high affinity copper uptake protein 1 isoform X3, giving the protein MNHMNHSAMDHSAMDHSQHATTPGHDHGGGDGGGHEGHGGMVMTFYFGYNNVELLFTGLVINSPGEMVGACIGVFLLAVLYEGLKIGREVLLRRSQVNVRYNSMPLPGADGTMLMETHKTVGQRMLSPAHFLQTFLHIIQVVVSYVLMLVFMTYNAYLCIAVAAGAGMGYFLFSWQKAVVVDITEHCH; this is encoded by the exons ATGAACCACATGAACCACAGCGCCATGGACCACAGCGCCATGGACCACAGTCAGCACGCCACCACGCCCGGACACGACCACGGGGGAGGAGACGGCGGCGGACATGAAGGCCACGGCGGCATG GTGATGACCTTCTACTTTGGCTACAACAACGTGGAGCTGCTGTTCACCGGGCTCGTCATCAACTCACCTGGAG AGATGGTGGGTGCCTGTATAGGTGTGTTCCTATTGGCCGTTCTCTACGAGGGCTTGAAGATCGGTCGGGAGGTGCTGCTGCGTCGCAGTCAGGTTAACGTGCGCTACAACTCCATGCCGCTACCTGGAGCCGACGGCACCATGCTGATGGAGACGCACAAGACGGTCGG GCAGAGGATGCTAAGCCCCGCCCACTTCCTGCAGACTTTCCTCCACATCATCCAGGTGGTGGTCAGCTATGTCCTGATGCTCGTCTTCATGACCTACAACGCCTACCTGTGCATCGCCGTGGCCGCTGGAGCCGGCATGGGCTACTTCCTGTTCAGCTGGCAGAAGGCGGTGGTGGTGGACATTACCGAGCACTGCCACTAG
- the slc31a1 gene encoding high affinity copper uptake protein 1 isoform X1, producing the protein MDHMNHMNHMNHMNHMNHSAMDHSAMDHSQHATTPGHDHGGGDGGGHEGHGGMVMTFYFGYNNVELLFTGLVINSPGEMVGACIGVFLLAVLYEGLKIGREVLLRRSQVNVRYNSMPLPGADGTMLMETHKTVGQRMLSPAHFLQTFLHIIQVVVSYVLMLVFMTYNAYLCIAVAAGAGMGYFLFSWQKAVVVDITEHCH; encoded by the exons ATGGACCACATGAACCACATGAACCACATGAACCACATGAACCACATGAACCACAGCGCCATGGACCACAGCGCCATGGACCACAGTCAGCACGCCACCACGCCCGGACACGACCACGGGGGAGGAGACGGCGGCGGACATGAAGGCCACGGCGGCATG GTGATGACCTTCTACTTTGGCTACAACAACGTGGAGCTGCTGTTCACCGGGCTCGTCATCAACTCACCTGGAG AGATGGTGGGTGCCTGTATAGGTGTGTTCCTATTGGCCGTTCTCTACGAGGGCTTGAAGATCGGTCGGGAGGTGCTGCTGCGTCGCAGTCAGGTTAACGTGCGCTACAACTCCATGCCGCTACCTGGAGCCGACGGCACCATGCTGATGGAGACGCACAAGACGGTCGG GCAGAGGATGCTAAGCCCCGCCCACTTCCTGCAGACTTTCCTCCACATCATCCAGGTGGTGGTCAGCTATGTCCTGATGCTCGTCTTCATGACCTACAACGCCTACCTGTGCATCGCCGTGGCCGCTGGAGCCGGCATGGGCTACTTCCTGTTCAGCTGGCAGAAGGCGGTGGTGGTGGACATTACCGAGCACTGCCACTAG